The Raoultibacter phocaeensis genome includes a window with the following:
- a CDS encoding Hpt domain-containing protein, which produces MLDETQIDDLIAHGVDYRGGVERFGGNAAMFEKFIFRYLDDDHYELLVQAIEAGDAEEGFRVAHTLKGVVGNLSFASYFELLEPLTEALRAGDIDAARPLMPSVAKAHEDVTAALERTRS; this is translated from the coding sequence ATGCTGGACGAAACGCAGATCGACGATCTGATCGCGCATGGCGTCGATTATCGCGGCGGCGTGGAACGCTTTGGCGGTAACGCAGCCATGTTCGAAAAGTTCATTTTCCGCTATCTCGACGACGATCATTACGAATTGTTGGTCCAAGCAATCGAAGCGGGCGATGCCGAAGAGGGCTTCCGCGTAGCCCATACCCTCAAAGGCGTTGTCGGCAATCTCTCGTTCGCATCGTACTTTGAACTGCTCGAGCCGCTGACCGAAGCCCTTCGTGCAGGCGATATCGATGCTGCGCGTCCCCTCATGCCGTCGGTCGCAAAAGCGCACGAAGATGTGACGGCGGCGCTCGAACGCACGCGCTCCTAA